The Hymenobacter baengnokdamensis genome includes a region encoding these proteins:
- a CDS encoding T9SS type A sorting domain-containing protein, protein MKKQLLHLLFLLALLAGASNSGWGQAAPSDGVGNPLKERQVTFGSLAPGRISTGVLLDRMLFLTNPHRFAGLGDTSVSYKGFEQQYWEFYHAALDSTRLTTLATLRASIAERVQQDVVPLLMLHYSYNELAVTAARDQLVTLDSTNERVYDGPDMSRSPYTTGQFFSVVLPVTATGSVLSVYVGPEFWLGNTPAPNSVTIDFGDGWGGRTIAMGTTIQVQVTTAGTEQATLKPATSKPAMEVDPPLMIPPPRIAGGGTLRVTNPTTGLTGATTLGATTPTTIPPNVALGVLASRAWPGFTPTRGVYGPNGHATAIAWIKYADDNKPLPDGTRRLRRPLVFVEGIDFEDARGGNDKSGAGTYFNYSVDHTGPIDLANFTSGSIAQRGGFRNGSAGWNEMVDYNSDYKSLEQFPTLRAQLQAPASQSFPNGAGGGDYDLIYLDFSDGATLIQQNAMVFAELLQWINQPANRTTDAEETLVIAASMGGQVARFGLAWMEQQGLCHNSKLYVSFDSPHRGANVPLGIQYMFDRLQAVLVRSYSAQTVVRDKLMREASMQMTLFHFADGAIPFRTQWQAWQTSSGSYPSLLRKVAIANGSGRAVPQDGMFPGMRMLHTSGAGLFTGPNYAFALPGSTERGHTNVVFRYRTAISLFNRWHYSYADPNWSNYDTSPGSSETTAKDANDESSTLVADWKTNTFMSTISALDIQDAGGFNRPDFTYNVQQQIPKNNLPNRAKYAFDAYFTADNVNEPHVQITNGQASPNGNTSYTTDNGDWIQNELRESSHHMPPILTGAYNYGSPYRHLLPSVQVNAGGQLYLNNGTLPASGGTAATQSAPTQGKFDVYTCNCATVVQVNTGGQVLVGTSSTYSATLLMAANSLLDLQAGSRLDIGPGSMLRIAAGATLVLRAGTTLNLNGLLVVDAGGYVCIENPANLVTGPTGQLNLSQQANFFANPALHLTGLACQQCLTQGYLTINDGSTPAATCAPTSAVFSISASQGTQGPYTWQVSQGSIDSGQGTSQITVSGLPFQAYTLQVQVSAPATCAGAADLTQQLSQSYYTRSPDGSLCLNDGASFAALYPNPATDAVEVHLTAATTTSATASPLTARLFDAYGQPRAEQTSHGEAVLRLSTRQLPAGLYFVHLVRKGTVIGRQQLRIER, encoded by the coding sequence ATGAAAAAACAGCTACTCCATCTTCTCTTCCTGCTTGCACTACTGGCCGGGGCCAGCAACAGTGGCTGGGGCCAGGCCGCACCATCGGACGGCGTCGGAAATCCTTTGAAAGAGCGTCAGGTGACTTTTGGCAGCCTCGCCCCCGGTCGCATCTCGACAGGCGTGCTACTCGACCGCATGCTCTTTCTCACAAATCCCCACCGCTTTGCTGGTCTGGGTGATACTTCAGTCTCCTACAAAGGTTTCGAGCAGCAATACTGGGAGTTTTATCACGCAGCCCTCGACAGCACCCGGCTTACCACCCTTGCCACGCTTCGTGCCAGTATTGCCGAACGGGTACAGCAGGATGTAGTACCTTTACTTATGCTGCACTACAGCTACAATGAGTTGGCAGTTACGGCCGCTCGCGATCAACTCGTCACCCTCGACTCCACCAACGAGCGGGTTTATGATGGGCCGGATATGAGTCGTAGTCCCTACACTACTGGCCAGTTCTTCTCGGTTGTGCTGCCAGTCACGGCGACAGGCAGCGTACTGAGTGTATATGTAGGACCGGAGTTCTGGCTCGGTAATACCCCGGCTCCCAACTCGGTCACAATTGATTTTGGGGATGGCTGGGGAGGCCGAACTATCGCGATGGGCACTACGATTCAGGTCCAGGTAACCACGGCAGGGACCGAGCAAGCCACCCTAAAACCCGCTACCTCTAAACCCGCTATGGAAGTCGACCCTCCTCTTATGATTCCTCCTCCCCGCATTGCGGGGGGCGGAACGCTACGGGTAACAAACCCAACTACTGGCCTCACGGGCGCCACTACTTTAGGCGCGACTACCCCGACGACCATTCCCCCCAATGTCGCCCTGGGCGTACTCGCCAGCCGAGCCTGGCCAGGCTTCACGCCCACCCGAGGCGTGTACGGGCCGAATGGGCACGCCACGGCTATCGCATGGATAAAGTATGCGGATGATAATAAACCACTTCCCGATGGCACTCGCAGACTTCGCCGTCCCTTGGTATTTGTAGAAGGCATTGATTTTGAAGATGCTCGTGGTGGAAACGACAAATCCGGCGCGGGCACTTATTTCAACTACAGTGTGGATCATACCGGGCCTATTGACTTGGCTAATTTCACCTCTGGCAGCATTGCCCAACGCGGCGGCTTTCGCAATGGCTCCGCCGGCTGGAACGAAATGGTGGATTACAATAGCGACTATAAAAGCTTAGAACAATTCCCTACGCTGCGGGCCCAATTACAGGCACCAGCCAGTCAGAGTTTTCCGAATGGAGCAGGTGGAGGGGACTACGACCTTATATACCTCGACTTTTCTGATGGAGCTACCCTGATTCAGCAGAACGCAATGGTATTCGCCGAGTTGCTTCAGTGGATAAATCAGCCCGCAAACCGGACCACGGACGCGGAAGAAACGTTGGTGATAGCAGCCAGCATGGGCGGACAGGTAGCCCGCTTTGGCTTAGCGTGGATGGAGCAGCAGGGCCTGTGCCACAATAGTAAGCTCTACGTCTCCTTCGACTCTCCGCACCGGGGAGCTAACGTGCCATTGGGTATCCAATACATGTTCGACCGGCTGCAAGCCGTGTTGGTTCGCTCTTATAGTGCGCAAACTGTCGTACGCGACAAATTGATGCGGGAGGCCTCCATGCAAATGACCCTGTTTCACTTCGCCGATGGTGCCATACCCTTCCGTACCCAGTGGCAGGCTTGGCAGACGTCGTCAGGTAGCTACCCTTCCCTACTTCGTAAAGTCGCCATCGCCAACGGCAGCGGGCGAGCAGTGCCGCAGGATGGGATGTTTCCGGGTATGCGGATGCTGCACACGTCCGGGGCCGGGCTGTTCACAGGTCCTAATTATGCCTTTGCCTTACCCGGCTCGACGGAGCGGGGCCACACCAACGTCGTGTTCCGGTACCGAACCGCTATCTCTTTATTCAACCGCTGGCACTACAGCTACGCTGACCCCAACTGGAGCAACTACGATACTAGCCCCGGCTCTTCCGAAACCACAGCTAAAGATGCTAATGATGAGAGTAGCACCCTGGTCGCCGACTGGAAAACCAACACCTTCATGTCCACTATCAGCGCCCTCGATATTCAGGATGCCGGCGGGTTTAACCGACCGGATTTTACATACAATGTCCAACAGCAGATTCCTAAGAATAACCTCCCAAATCGAGCCAAATATGCCTTCGACGCTTATTTTACGGCCGATAACGTCAACGAGCCACACGTGCAGATAACCAATGGGCAAGCCTCACCCAACGGCAATACCTCATACACGACCGATAATGGTGACTGGATTCAGAACGAGTTGCGCGAATCGTCACACCATATGCCGCCAATCCTGACCGGAGCTTATAACTATGGCAGTCCCTATCGTCACCTTCTACCTTCCGTGCAGGTCAATGCGGGTGGTCAGCTTTACCTCAACAACGGCACACTTCCAGCTAGCGGTGGGACTGCTGCTACACAGTCTGCTCCAACACAAGGCAAATTTGATGTGTACACCTGCAACTGCGCAACAGTGGTACAGGTCAATACTGGCGGGCAAGTTCTGGTAGGAACCAGTTCGACCTACTCAGCTACTCTGCTCATGGCGGCCAACAGCCTGCTCGACCTGCAGGCCGGCAGCCGCCTCGACATCGGGCCGGGCTCGATGCTGCGCATCGCGGCCGGGGCTACCCTGGTGCTGCGCGCCGGCACGACCCTGAACCTGAACGGCCTGCTGGTGGTAGATGCCGGCGGCTACGTGTGCATCGAGAACCCGGCCAACCTCGTAACCGGCCCCACCGGGCAGCTGAACCTGAGCCAACAGGCCAACTTTTTTGCCAACCCCGCCCTGCACCTGACCGGCCTGGCCTGCCAGCAGTGCCTGACCCAGGGCTACCTCACCATCAACGACGGCAGTACCCCGGCGGCTACGTGCGCCCCCACCAGCGCCGTATTCAGCATCAGCGCCAGCCAGGGCACCCAGGGCCCCTACACCTGGCAGGTAAGCCAGGGCTCCATCGACTCTGGCCAGGGCACGAGCCAGATTACCGTCTCGGGCCTGCCCTTCCAGGCCTACACCCTGCAAGTGCAGGTGAGCGCGCCGGCCACCTGCGCCGGGGCCGCCGACCTCACCCAGCAGCTCAGCCAGAGCTACTACACGCGCAGCCCCGACGGGAGCTTGTGCCTCAACGACGGGGCCAGCTTTGCCGCCCTCTATCCCAACCCAGCTACCGACGCCGTGGAGGTACACCTGACGGCCGCCACCACGACCAGCGCCACAGCCTCGCCCCTCACGGCCCGCCTCTTCGATGCCTACGGCCAACCCAGGGCCGAGCAAACCAGCCACGGCGAGGCCGTGCTGCGCCTGAGCACCCGCCAGCTGCCGGCCGGTCTCTATTTCGTCCACCTGGTGCGCAAAGGCACCGTGATAGGCCGCCAGCAGCTCCGCATTGAGCGCTAA
- a CDS encoding AtpZ/AtpI family protein, whose product MSALPPTPESDASARNNSALAKYSGIAVQMVAIIGLSTWAGVWLDGHFQTKTPWYTIGLTLSGIFLALFQVIRSAMRPD is encoded by the coding sequence ATGAGTGCACTGCCACCCACCCCCGAAAGCGACGCATCGGCTCGTAACAACTCGGCCCTGGCCAAATATTCCGGCATTGCCGTGCAGATGGTAGCCATTATCGGTCTCAGCACCTGGGCCGGCGTATGGCTCGATGGCCATTTTCAGACAAAAACTCCCTGGTACACCATTGGCCTCACGCTCAGTGGGATATTTCTGGCGCTGTTCCAGGTTATTCGTTCTGCCATGCGGCCCGACTAA
- the atpB gene encoding F0F1 ATP synthase subunit A: protein MCTFAGFAAEPTEAGKKGEAFNPGEVILHHVADSHEWHWFSTDNGSFVSYFPIIAYQPGKGLSVFSSEKVAEGKTYQNFKLEEEKLTTLDGSKVYDFSITKNVAALAVSSLLLFLVFTSVARSYRQRVGRAPSGLQGFLEPFVIFIRDEVAKKSIGPKYERYMPYLLTVFFFIWFNNLLGLTPGAANLTGNIAVTMMLAVLTLIVTLFSSNKYYWEHIFWTPGVPLPLRIIMIPVELIGVITKPFSLMVRLFANITAGHIIILSFISLIFIFRSALTGFLSVPFGLFISVLELLVSVLQAYIFTLLTAMYIGGALEEHHHDESHGHDENFGTADERDGGSDIAHLTRPDVAAH from the coding sequence TTGTGCACGTTCGCCGGCTTTGCAGCCGAACCCACCGAAGCGGGCAAAAAGGGGGAAGCCTTCAATCCCGGCGAAGTTATTTTGCATCACGTAGCCGACTCGCACGAGTGGCACTGGTTCAGCACCGATAACGGCAGCTTTGTCAGCTATTTTCCTATAATTGCGTATCAGCCGGGGAAGGGCCTGTCGGTGTTCTCCTCGGAGAAAGTAGCCGAGGGAAAAACCTACCAGAACTTCAAGCTGGAAGAAGAAAAGCTGACGACCCTCGACGGCAGCAAGGTCTACGACTTCTCCATCACCAAAAACGTGGCCGCGCTGGCCGTAAGCAGCCTGCTACTGTTCCTGGTATTTACGTCGGTGGCCCGGTCCTACCGGCAGCGGGTTGGCCGGGCCCCGTCGGGCCTGCAAGGCTTTCTGGAGCCGTTTGTTATTTTCATCCGCGATGAGGTAGCCAAGAAAAGCATCGGCCCCAAGTACGAGCGCTACATGCCCTACCTGCTCACGGTGTTTTTCTTTATCTGGTTTAATAACCTGCTGGGCCTCACGCCCGGCGCCGCCAACCTCACCGGCAACATTGCCGTGACCATGATGCTGGCCGTGCTGACGCTGATTGTCACCCTGTTCAGCAGCAACAAATATTACTGGGAGCATATATTCTGGACGCCGGGTGTGCCGCTGCCCCTGCGCATCATCATGATTCCGGTCGAGCTGATTGGGGTGATTACCAAACCTTTCTCGCTCATGGTGCGTCTGTTTGCCAACATTACGGCCGGCCACATCATTATCCTGAGTTTCATCAGCCTCATTTTCATTTTCCGCTCGGCGCTTACCGGCTTCCTGTCGGTTCCCTTCGGTCTGTTTATCAGTGTGCTGGAGCTATTGGTATCGGTACTGCAAGCCTATATCTTCACCCTGCTTACCGCTATGTACATCGGCGGAGCGCTGGAGGAGCACCACCATGATGAAAGCCACGGGCACGACGAAAATTTCGGTACCGCCGATGAGCGTGACGGTGGCTCTGACATTGCTCACCTCACCAGGCCCGACGTAGCGGCTCACTAA
- the atpE gene encoding ATP synthase F0 subunit C, translating to MLLSLLLQVVNSVGLAVMGAGIGAGLAILGAGLGIGRIGGSAMEAIGRQPEASGKIQTAMLIVAALVEGAALFAVVVCLLIALKLQ from the coding sequence ATGCTTCTTTCGTTGTTGCTGCAAGTTGTTAATTCGGTTGGTCTGGCTGTAATGGGTGCCGGCATCGGCGCTGGTCTGGCTATCCTGGGCGCTGGCCTGGGCATTGGCCGCATCGGCGGTAGCGCTATGGAAGCCATCGGCCGTCAGCCGGAGGCTTCGGGCAAAATCCAGACGGCTATGCTCATCGTGGCCGCCCTGGTTGAAGGTGCAGCTTTGTTCGCAGTAGTAGTCTGCCTGCTCATCGCCCTGAAATTGCAGTAA
- a CDS encoding F0F1 ATP synthase subunit B, with the protein MSLITPEFGLLFWQTLIFLILLALLAKFAWKPILGSLKEREDSIDEALKMAQQAKLEMQSLKAGNEKLLADARHERDQMLKEGQTIANKLIEQAKTTAVEEANRISQQAREAIQQEKNQALAEVKNTAAQLSVDIAERVLRRELADPAAQQKLVDEYLKDVKLN; encoded by the coding sequence ATGTCGCTTATCACCCCCGAGTTTGGTTTGCTGTTCTGGCAAACCCTGATTTTCCTTATTCTGCTGGCTTTGCTGGCCAAGTTTGCCTGGAAGCCCATTCTGGGCTCGCTCAAGGAGCGCGAAGACAGCATCGACGAGGCCCTGAAAATGGCCCAGCAGGCGAAGCTGGAAATGCAGAGCCTGAAGGCCGGCAACGAGAAGCTGCTGGCTGATGCGCGCCACGAGCGCGACCAGATGCTGAAAGAAGGCCAGACGATTGCCAACAAGCTCATCGAGCAAGCAAAAACTACGGCTGTCGAAGAAGCCAATCGGATTTCGCAGCAGGCCCGCGAAGCTATTCAGCAGGAAAAAAACCAGGCGCTGGCCGAAGTAAAGAATACCGCTGCTCAGCTGAGTGTCGATATTGCCGAGCGCGTGCTGCGCCGCGAGCTGGCCGACCCCGCTGCCCAGCAAAAGCTGGTAGATGAGTACCTGAAAGACGTAAAGCTTAACTAG
- the atpH gene encoding ATP synthase F1 subunit delta codes for MADQRVAARYAKSLLDLAQEMGTLATMKQDMDLLANTMAGSRDLRLLLRNPIVKHDKKLSILTAIFQGKVSDTLMRFFQILTSKNREAALEHIGTEFRSQYNALLGVQVAEVTSASPLTPATRAEVEKLVKQQTGLPDVSLTEKVDPSLIGGFVLRVGDRQIDDSVKGNLRRLRTSLTDNTYQHSLN; via the coding sequence ATGGCCGACCAACGAGTAGCTGCCCGCTATGCCAAGTCCTTGCTGGACCTGGCGCAGGAAATGGGCACCCTGGCAACGATGAAGCAGGATATGGACTTGCTGGCCAACACGATGGCTGGCAGCCGTGACCTGCGCCTGCTGCTGCGCAACCCGATTGTTAAGCACGACAAAAAGCTCAGTATCCTCACCGCCATTTTTCAGGGTAAGGTGTCGGATACGCTGATGCGCTTTTTTCAGATTCTGACCAGCAAAAACCGCGAGGCCGCGCTGGAGCACATTGGCACCGAGTTCCGCTCGCAGTACAATGCCCTGCTGGGCGTGCAGGTGGCGGAGGTAACGTCGGCCTCCCCGCTCACGCCGGCCACCCGCGCCGAAGTAGAGAAGCTGGTGAAGCAGCAGACGGGCCTGCCCGATGTTTCGCTCACCGAGAAGGTGGACCCCTCGCTGATTGGCGGCTTCGTGCTGCGCGTCGGCGACCGGCAGATTGACGACTCGGTAAAAGGCAACCTGCGCCGTCTGCGTACTTCCCTGACCGACAATACTTATCAACATAGCTTAAACTAA
- the atpA gene encoding F0F1 ATP synthase subunit alpha yields MAEVRPDEVSAILRQQLSNFKSAAELEEVGTVLQVGDGVARIYGLSHAQSGELIEFENGLQALVLNLEEDNVGAVMLGDYGDIKEGATVRRTNKIAAIQVGEGIVGRVVNTLGQPIDGRGPIQGQTYEMPLERKAPGVIFRQPVTEPLQTGIKAIDAMIPIGRGQRELIIGDRQTGKSTVALDAILNQREFFDRGEPVFCIYVAIGQKASTVAQVVQALTKGGAMDYTVVVSASASDPAPMQFYAPFTGAAIGEYFRDTGRPALVVYDDLSKQAVAYREVSLLLRRPPGREAYPGDVFYLHSRLLERAAKINASDEIARNMNDLPESLKPLVKGGGSLTALPLIETQAGDVSAYIPTNVISITDGQIFLETNLFNSGVRPAINVGISVSRVGGNAQIKSMKKVAGTLKLDQAQFRELEAFAKFGSDLDASTKLTIERGRRNLEILKQPQFSPVKVEDQVAIIYAATNGLLDTVPVNRVREFEKEFTQVMNARHPDALKALKAGKLDDSVTGALRQTAKDVAAGYAA; encoded by the coding sequence ATGGCTGAAGTACGCCCGGACGAAGTATCCGCCATCCTGCGGCAGCAGCTGTCCAATTTTAAATCGGCTGCCGAGCTGGAAGAAGTCGGCACCGTGCTCCAGGTCGGCGACGGCGTGGCGCGCATCTACGGCCTCTCGCACGCCCAGTCGGGCGAGCTGATTGAGTTCGAAAACGGCCTGCAAGCGTTGGTGCTTAACCTCGAAGAAGACAACGTAGGGGCCGTAATGCTCGGTGACTACGGCGATATCAAAGAGGGCGCTACCGTACGCCGCACCAACAAGATTGCCGCTATTCAGGTAGGCGAGGGCATTGTAGGCCGCGTGGTAAACACCCTGGGTCAGCCCATCGACGGTCGGGGCCCCATTCAGGGCCAGACCTACGAGATGCCCCTGGAGCGGAAGGCGCCGGGTGTAATCTTCCGGCAGCCGGTAACCGAGCCGCTGCAAACCGGCATCAAGGCTATCGACGCCATGATTCCGATTGGCCGTGGCCAGCGCGAGCTGATTATCGGCGACCGCCAGACCGGCAAGTCGACCGTAGCGCTTGATGCCATCCTGAACCAGCGCGAGTTCTTCGACCGCGGCGAGCCCGTATTCTGCATCTACGTGGCCATCGGCCAGAAGGCTTCGACGGTAGCGCAAGTGGTGCAGGCCCTGACCAAGGGCGGGGCCATGGACTATACCGTGGTGGTATCGGCTTCGGCCTCGGACCCCGCGCCGATGCAGTTTTATGCGCCCTTTACGGGGGCCGCTATCGGCGAATACTTCCGCGATACGGGCCGGCCGGCGCTGGTAGTATACGACGACTTGTCGAAGCAGGCCGTAGCCTACCGCGAGGTGTCGCTGCTGCTGCGTCGTCCTCCGGGCCGCGAGGCGTATCCCGGCGACGTATTCTATCTGCACAGCCGCCTGCTGGAGCGCGCCGCGAAAATCAACGCCTCGGATGAGATTGCGCGCAACATGAACGACCTGCCCGAAAGCCTGAAGCCGCTGGTGAAAGGCGGTGGCTCGCTAACGGCTTTGCCGCTCATCGAAACCCAGGCAGGTGACGTATCGGCGTACATTCCGACCAACGTAATCTCGATTACGGATGGTCAGATTTTCCTCGAAACTAACCTCTTCAACTCCGGTGTGCGTCCTGCCATCAACGTAGGTATCTCAGTAAGCCGGGTGGGTGGCAACGCCCAGATTAAGAGCATGAAGAAGGTAGCCGGCACGCTGAAGCTCGACCAGGCACAGTTCCGCGAGCTGGAAGCCTTTGCCAAGTTCGGCTCCGACCTCGATGCCTCGACCAAGCTTACTATTGAGCGTGGCCGCCGCAACCTGGAGATTCTGAAGCAGCCCCAGTTCTCGCCCGTGAAGGTGGAAGACCAGGTGGCTATCATCTACGCCGCTACCAATGGCTTGCTCGACACCGTCCCGGTTAACCGTGTGCGGGAGTTTGAGAAGGAGTTTACGCAGGTAATGAATGCCCGCCACCCCGACGCCCTCAAGGCACTGAAAGCCGGCAAGCTCGATGATTCCGTAACGGGAGCCCTGCGCCAGACCGCCAAAGATGTGGCCGCCGGCTACGCCGCTTAA
- the atpG gene encoding ATP synthase F1 subunit gamma, with amino-acid sequence MASLKEVRSRIQSVSSTQQITKAMKMVAAAKLRRAQDNIIRMRPYAQRLTSILANLTRTTTDEVVSEYGQVRDVRRVLIIAITSDRGLAGAFNANVFKGVNALIAERYATLPQSNISVMAIGKKAHDYYGRRSFARVGDYTHVFAQLSFDTVRVAAEAAMRGFAEGSYDQVVMVYNEFKNVATQVIQTEQLLPLLPAEVSAGTPGTSAPENSIDYIFEPSKEDIIQTLIPQSLKIQLYKAVLESNASEHGARMTAMDKATDNAGELLKALKLTYNRTRQAAITTEILEIVGGAEALAASR; translated from the coding sequence ATGGCCTCTTTAAAAGAAGTTCGCTCGCGCATTCAGTCGGTTTCGAGCACGCAGCAAATCACCAAAGCTATGAAAATGGTGGCGGCGGCTAAGCTGCGCCGGGCCCAGGACAACATCATTCGCATGCGTCCCTACGCCCAGCGGCTTACCAGCATTCTGGCCAACCTGACCCGCACGACGACCGATGAGGTAGTGAGCGAGTACGGCCAGGTGCGCGACGTGCGCCGGGTGCTCATTATTGCCATTACCTCCGACCGGGGCCTGGCGGGGGCGTTCAACGCCAACGTATTTAAGGGAGTGAATGCCCTGATTGCGGAGCGCTACGCTACCCTGCCGCAAAGCAATATTTCGGTGATGGCTATCGGCAAGAAGGCGCACGACTACTATGGCCGGCGCAGCTTTGCCCGGGTAGGCGACTATACCCACGTATTCGCCCAGCTCTCGTTCGATACGGTGCGGGTGGCCGCCGAAGCGGCTATGCGCGGCTTTGCCGAAGGCAGCTACGACCAGGTAGTAATGGTGTACAACGAATTCAAAAACGTGGCTACCCAGGTTATTCAGACCGAGCAGCTACTGCCCTTGCTGCCGGCCGAAGTGTCTGCCGGTACGCCCGGTACCAGCGCTCCGGAAAACAGCATCGACTATATTTTCGAGCCCAGCAAAGAGGATATCATTCAGACGCTGATTCCGCAGAGCTTGAAAATCCAGCTTTACAAGGCTGTGCTGGAAAGCAATGCCTCAGAGCATGGCGCGCGGATGACGGCGATGGATAAAGCTACTGACAACGCCGGCGAATTGCTGAAAGCCTTGAAGCTAACCTATAACCGTACCCGCCAGGCGGCCATTACCACCGAGATTCTCGAAATCGTGGGTGGGGCCGAGGCCTTGGCGGCGAGCCGCTAA